A window from Nitrospira sp. ND1 encodes these proteins:
- the hyfB gene encoding hydrogenase 4 subunit B: MTALLSVLLVWYLLGGLLPLCTTRPHLQNLFAHGCAAAAGVVGIVLGVAGLLSTAPLTLSLASNIPHLTFAIRLDPLAAFFVLTISLVGVAASIYASGYVEEFSGRVSVGLLGSLLNGFLLSMTLVVLADNGFFFLILWEVMSLLSYVLVVTEHEKPGVREAGLFYLIMTHVGTAFIILTLLIFSQETGSFSFEAFRHPDQQLPEGLRSIAFFTALIGFGAKAGIVPLHVWLPYAHPAAPSHISALMSGVMIKTAIYGLIRVYFDFMGGVFPWWWGFTLLVAGTVSALLGVMYALMEHDLKGLLAFHSVENIGIILLGIGAGMIFHTYGLHELAALGLLAGLYHTINHAAFKALLFLGAGALQFSTHTRHIEEYGGLLRRMPWTGAFFLIGAVSIAALPPTNGFVSEWLVFQSLFLSFQLPTLFLKLMLPIAAAMLALTGALALACFAKAFGMSFLAQPRSAHARHATEVPWSMRVGMGFLAGLCIVLGLAPMLVVPLLDRVTVPLTGAAISSQVLALDGWVVAPVTVEFSSISTPVLAMLLVGAGALGLLIARLCGKGLRARYYKTWGCGLNLTPRMEYTATGFAQPIKQVFETIYQPTVKLEQEFLEQSKYFIKHQRFESHIEPVFEKYLYWPVVTLLLATADRLRIIQAGSLHLYLTYIFVTLVLLLLWAG; the protein is encoded by the coding sequence ATGACCGCCCTCCTGAGCGTTCTTCTCGTCTGGTACCTTCTGGGGGGGCTGCTGCCCCTCTGCACAACACGTCCCCATCTTCAGAATCTTTTTGCCCATGGCTGTGCGGCTGCCGCGGGTGTCGTCGGTATTGTGCTGGGTGTTGCGGGGCTCCTCTCAACGGCTCCTCTGACTCTCTCGCTTGCGTCCAACATTCCCCATCTGACCTTCGCAATCCGTCTGGACCCGCTGGCAGCGTTTTTTGTCCTGACCATCTCGCTGGTGGGGGTGGCGGCGTCCATCTACGCGTCCGGCTACGTCGAGGAGTTTTCGGGCCGGGTCTCGGTAGGATTGTTGGGCTCCCTCCTCAACGGGTTTTTGCTCTCCATGACCCTGGTGGTCCTGGCCGACAACGGGTTCTTCTTCCTGATCCTCTGGGAAGTCATGTCCCTGCTGTCCTATGTGCTGGTTGTGACGGAGCACGAGAAGCCCGGCGTCCGCGAGGCCGGGTTGTTCTATCTCATCATGACGCACGTCGGCACCGCGTTCATCATCCTCACGTTGTTGATCTTTTCCCAGGAAACCGGTTCATTCTCCTTCGAGGCGTTTCGCCACCCCGACCAGCAACTTCCTGAGGGCTTGCGATCGATCGCGTTCTTCACGGCCTTGATCGGATTCGGCGCGAAGGCCGGCATCGTCCCGCTACATGTGTGGCTGCCCTACGCGCATCCCGCCGCCCCGTCCCACATCTCGGCCCTGATGTCGGGGGTCATGATCAAGACCGCCATCTACGGGTTGATCCGGGTGTACTTCGATTTCATGGGCGGGGTATTCCCCTGGTGGTGGGGCTTCACGTTGTTGGTCGCCGGTACGGTGTCGGCGCTCCTGGGTGTCATGTATGCCTTGATGGAACATGACCTGAAGGGCCTGCTGGCGTTTCATAGTGTGGAAAACATCGGCATCATTCTGCTGGGAATCGGCGCAGGGATGATCTTCCACACCTATGGCTTGCATGAACTGGCTGCCCTCGGATTGCTGGCGGGCCTGTACCACACTATTAACCACGCGGCGTTCAAGGCGCTGTTGTTTCTGGGCGCCGGAGCGTTGCAGTTCTCCACCCATACGAGACACATCGAGGAGTACGGCGGCTTGCTCCGGCGCATGCCCTGGACGGGCGCCTTTTTCCTGATCGGCGCCGTCTCCATTGCCGCGCTTCCGCCCACCAACGGTTTCGTCAGCGAGTGGCTGGTCTTTCAGAGTTTGTTTCTCAGCTTCCAACTGCCGACCCTGTTTCTCAAGTTGATGTTGCCGATTGCCGCCGCGATGTTGGCTTTGACGGGCGCGCTGGCGCTGGCTTGTTTTGCGAAGGCTTTCGGGATGTCGTTTCTGGCGCAGCCGCGCAGCGCCCATGCCCGCCATGCGACGGAAGTCCCCTGGTCGATGCGGGTTGGGATGGGCTTTTTAGCAGGGCTCTGCATTGTGCTGGGGCTGGCGCCCATGCTGGTCGTTCCGTTGCTGGATCGGGTCACGGTTCCATTGACCGGTGCGGCCATCAGTTCACAGGTGCTGGCGCTCGACGGCTGGGTGGTGGCGCCGGTGACGGTGGAGTTTTCGAGCATCTCGACGCCGGTGCTCGCCATGCTCTTGGTCGGGGCGGGGGCGTTGGGGTTGCTGATTGCCCGACTCTGCGGGAAGGGGCTGCGCGCGCGCTATTACAAGACCTGGGGCTGCGGGCTGAATCTGACGCCTCGCATGGAATACACCGCGACCGGCTTCGCGCAACCGATCAAGCAGGTCTTCGAAACCATCTACCAGCCGACGGTGAAGCTGGAACAGGAGTTTCTGGAGCAATCGAAGTACTTCATCAAACATCAGCGTTTCGAGTCGCACATTGAACCGGTCTTCGAGAAATACCTCTATTGGCCGGTGGTGACATTGCTGCTGGCGACAGCCGACCGGCTGCGCATCATTCAGGCCGGCAGTCTCCATCTGTATCTCACCTACATTTTCGTGACGCTGGTGCTGTTGTTGTTATGGGCGGGGTAG
- a CDS encoding hydrogenase yields MPASTQLGSQLVDLCSVLLLLCCFAIVAQRRLSACVDLFALQSAFLAATAALVAFLTGHKHIYFAAALTIVIKVIVLPRILRKVIERLNVSRELGMNINIPAGLLICGALVIIAFFITQPIIPLGYLLTRDSLAIALAIILIGFFTMIARQKAITQMVGFLVMENGVFLGATAAAYGMPLIVELGVFFDVLVAGLIVGIYTHRLQDTFDSVDTSTLTVLKE; encoded by the coding sequence GTGCCGGCTTCCACCCAATTGGGCTCTCAACTCGTCGATCTCTGCTCGGTCCTGCTGCTGCTCTGTTGTTTTGCCATCGTGGCGCAGCGTCGATTGTCGGCCTGTGTGGATCTGTTTGCGCTGCAGTCCGCGTTTCTGGCGGCGACTGCCGCGCTCGTTGCGTTTCTGACCGGACATAAGCACATTTATTTCGCGGCGGCCCTGACGATCGTCATCAAAGTGATCGTGCTGCCTCGCATTCTCCGGAAGGTCATCGAGCGTCTGAATGTCTCCCGTGAGCTGGGGATGAACATCAACATTCCGGCGGGCCTGCTGATCTGCGGCGCGTTGGTGATCATCGCCTTCTTTATCACGCAGCCCATCATTCCGCTCGGCTACCTGCTGACGCGCGATTCTCTGGCCATTGCGCTGGCCATTATTCTGATCGGATTTTTCACCATGATTGCCCGGCAGAAGGCGATCACGCAGATGGTCGGCTTTCTAGTCATGGAGAACGGAGTGTTCCTGGGAGCCACGGCGGCCGCGTACGGCATGCCGCTTATCGTTGAATTGGGCGTCTTCTTCGATGTGTTGGTGGCCGGGTTGATTGTCGGCATTTACACGCATCGGCTGCAGGATACGTTCGATAGCGTAGACACCAGCACGCTGACGGTGCTGAAGGAATGA
- a CDS encoding site-2 protease family protein — translation MNRDDSSEQPRSPDEPIPLSSDESDEDEWEEERPQFSAWMLPALLFLLTVFTVLWAGAYQTNTNPLVGPWNFLVDDPGSLWRGIPFAATLLGILVTHELGHYVLSRIHGVPTSLPLFVPGLPHFVGTFGAIIRMRAPLTDRRALFDIGVAGPIAGFVVAVIALVVGLRLSTVVPIQTSYGMHLGEPLLLQFASWVVIGPLAPTADVILHPIGFAAWFGLFITSLNLLPIGQLDGGHVAYALLGDRQRSVAVALVPILMVFGWLGWKGWFLWVGLAGMMGLAHPPVQNPHRELGGIRVLVGWIALAIFVLTFSWEPFILR, via the coding sequence ATGAACCGTGACGACTCGTCGGAGCAGCCGCGGTCTCCGGACGAACCGATTCCCCTTTCGTCCGACGAGAGCGACGAGGACGAATGGGAGGAGGAACGTCCGCAGTTCTCTGCATGGATGCTTCCGGCGCTCCTGTTCCTGCTTACCGTCTTTACCGTCCTCTGGGCCGGGGCCTACCAAACCAACACCAATCCACTCGTCGGCCCGTGGAACTTCCTGGTCGATGATCCCGGCTCGTTATGGCGGGGGATTCCATTTGCCGCCACCCTGCTGGGCATCCTGGTGACGCATGAGCTGGGTCACTATGTGTTGTCGCGCATCCATGGCGTGCCGACATCGCTGCCGCTCTTCGTGCCGGGGTTGCCGCATTTCGTCGGCACGTTCGGCGCCATTATCCGCATGCGGGCGCCTTTGACGGATCGCCGGGCACTGTTCGATATCGGCGTGGCGGGGCCAATCGCCGGGTTTGTGGTGGCGGTGATCGCGCTGGTGGTGGGCCTTCGGCTCTCGACGGTGGTGCCGATTCAAACCAGTTATGGCATGCATCTCGGCGAGCCGCTCCTCCTTCAGTTTGCGTCGTGGGTGGTGATCGGCCCGCTCGCTCCCACCGCGGATGTGATCCTTCACCCGATTGGGTTTGCCGCCTGGTTCGGGCTCTTTATCACCTCGCTCAACCTGCTTCCGATCGGTCAGCTCGACGGGGGACATGTGGCCTATGCGTTATTAGGAGATCGGCAACGCAGCGTGGCGGTCGCCCTCGTGCCGATCCTCATGGTCTTCGGCTGGTTGGGCTGGAAGGGTTGGTTCTTGTGGGTGGGGCTTGCCGGCATGATGGGACTGGCCCATCCACCGGTGCAGAATCCCCATCGTGAACTAGGGGGAATCCGTGTACTGGTGGGTTGGATTGCCCTGGCGATCTTTGTGCTGACCTTCTCCTGGGAGCCGTTTATTTTGCGGTAG
- a CDS encoding pitrilysin family protein, translating to MRTDRGWVSVLAMVFMIVLQATVGLAADLTSNDPRTMRFPTVEFNPPDAERVVLENGMVVYLLEDHELPLVTINVTLRTGSWLDPADKVGLAGMTGAVMRTGGSTGMSPDEVDEELEQLAASMSIGFAKESGSASLDVLKKDLKRGLQIFADLLRRPAFEQGRVELAKLQALEGIRRRQDSPGSIVGREFAKLLYGPTHPSARETSVRSIDAITREDLVAFHQRTVHPNGIILGVTGDFEKADMVALLRAAFGDWAKGDVPAVTIPAVSETDAKTGLVRFVNKDTSQTHLRVGHLTIKETDPDYVAVAIANDILGGSSFRSRLFNDVRTKRGLAYSVGSGLRASVYDEGVWLMRAETKLSSTQEVVNRFVANMERMRNEPVTDTELEEAKEAYVNSFVFSFTSASSIVGRLMDLEYDGLPKDWLQQIRDRVVKLTKEDIQRAAKAHFNPERLRILAVGSGEALSKVLASFGEVKEITLVPES from the coding sequence ATGAGAACAGACAGAGGATGGGTGTCGGTCCTGGCGATGGTCTTCATGATCGTCCTGCAGGCGACGGTAGGATTGGCGGCGGACCTGACGTCGAATGATCCTCGCACGATGCGGTTCCCGACGGTGGAATTTAATCCGCCGGATGCGGAGCGTGTGGTGCTGGAAAACGGCATGGTGGTCTATCTGCTCGAAGATCACGAACTCCCGCTGGTGACGATCAATGTCACGCTGAGAACCGGGAGCTGGCTGGATCCGGCGGACAAGGTTGGACTGGCCGGTATGACCGGGGCGGTGATGCGCACGGGCGGCTCGACCGGAATGTCGCCCGATGAGGTCGATGAAGAGCTCGAACAATTAGCCGCTTCGATGTCCATCGGATTTGCGAAAGAATCCGGTTCGGCGTCTCTCGATGTGCTGAAGAAAGATCTGAAGCGCGGGTTGCAGATCTTCGCCGATCTGTTGCGTCGGCCGGCGTTCGAGCAGGGCCGGGTGGAGTTAGCGAAATTGCAGGCGTTGGAAGGCATCAGGCGGCGGCAGGACAGTCCCGGCTCGATCGTCGGGCGGGAGTTTGCCAAGCTGCTCTACGGCCCGACCCATCCGAGTGCCCGTGAAACCTCCGTTCGTTCGATCGATGCGATCACCCGTGAAGATCTGGTGGCGTTTCATCAACGGACCGTTCATCCCAACGGCATCATCCTCGGCGTGACCGGCGACTTCGAGAAGGCCGACATGGTGGCCCTGTTGCGCGCCGCCTTCGGCGATTGGGCCAAGGGCGACGTGCCCGCCGTCACGATTCCCGCTGTGTCCGAGACCGATGCCAAGACCGGTCTCGTACGGTTCGTGAACAAGGACACGTCGCAAACGCACCTGCGGGTGGGACATCTGACCATCAAGGAGACCGATCCAGACTACGTCGCGGTCGCGATCGCCAACGACATTCTGGGCGGCAGTTCGTTCCGCAGCCGGCTCTTCAACGACGTGCGCACGAAACGCGGCCTGGCCTATTCCGTCGGCAGCGGTCTGCGGGCCAGTGTGTACGATGAAGGTGTCTGGCTGATGCGCGCCGAAACGAAGCTGTCTTCGACTCAGGAGGTGGTGAATCGTTTCGTGGCCAACATGGAGCGGATGCGCAATGAGCCGGTGACCGACACCGAACTGGAAGAAGCGAAGGAAGCCTATGTGAACTCGTTCGTGTTTTCCTTCACCAGCGCGTCGAGCATTGTGGGGCGTTTGATGGATCTTGAATATGACGGGCTGCCGAAAGATTGGCTGCAGCAGATTCGCGACAGGGTGGTGAAGCTGACGAAGGAGGATATTCAGCGGGCGGCGAAGGCCCATTTTAATCCCGAGCGGCTGCGGATTCTGGCCGTCGGGTCCGGTGAGGCCCTGTCGAAAGTGCTGGCCAGTTTCGGTGAGGTGAAGGAAATTACGCTGGTCCCGGAAAGTTAA
- a CDS encoding MBL fold metallo-hydrolase encodes MPLEDELGDILKKARNGQQRSMADVARASGLSEVEVSELERGQSPRSREQVQAVARALGLRTEPLTQVVDGWTPEALPSSVPHVETVFGSIGGYEVKGYVVHDRGEAVVVDTAYNASGMLALLAQRKLRLRAICLTHGHSDHAEGIEAILRAYPVPVYLGPDDFDLLSWRPSPQVLHVPQGGETLPVGGLTIRFMPTPGHTPGGVCYRLEQAGAPICFVGDTLFAGSIGRSNPAGLYETHLESVRKQVLTLAPDTRLFPGHGPATTVREELLHNPFYS; translated from the coding sequence ATGCCTCTTGAAGACGAACTCGGCGATATTCTGAAGAAGGCTCGCAACGGTCAGCAGCGGTCGATGGCTGATGTGGCGCGTGCGAGTGGCTTGTCTGAAGTCGAAGTGAGTGAGCTGGAACGGGGGCAATCGCCACGGAGTCGCGAACAGGTCCAGGCTGTTGCCCGGGCGCTTGGACTGAGAACGGAACCGCTGACACAGGTGGTGGACGGTTGGACTCCTGAGGCCTTGCCTTCCTCGGTGCCACATGTGGAGACCGTGTTTGGGTCGATCGGCGGGTATGAGGTCAAGGGCTACGTCGTTCATGATCGCGGAGAAGCCGTCGTCGTCGATACGGCCTACAATGCGAGCGGGATGTTGGCGCTGTTGGCCCAGCGGAAGCTTCGGTTGCGGGCCATCTGTCTGACGCACGGTCACTCCGATCATGCCGAGGGCATTGAGGCAATCCTCAGGGCATACCCGGTGCCGGTCTACCTTGGCCCTGACGATTTCGATCTCTTGAGCTGGCGGCCATCGCCGCAGGTGTTGCATGTGCCGCAGGGAGGCGAGACGCTGCCGGTCGGCGGGCTGACGATCCGGTTCATGCCCACACCGGGCCATACACCGGGCGGGGTCTGTTACCGTCTTGAGCAGGCCGGTGCCCCGATCTGTTTTGTGGGGGATACGCTGTTTGCCGGCTCCATCGGCCGCTCCAATCCAGCCGGGCTCTATGAGACCCATCTGGAATCGGTCCGCAAGCAGGTGTTGACGCTGGCTCCCGACACAAGGCTTTTCCCGGGACATGGACCGGCTACTACGGTTCGTGAAGAGTTACTCCACAACCCGTTCTACTCCTAG
- a CDS encoding respiratory chain complex I subunit 1 family protein yields the protein MQSIIHIVLVVVQLALLLTLSPFVVGLIRKVKARLQCRRGASLFQPYADLAKLFRKQPVISSTTSWIFTAAPYIVFASTVAAGLLMPVFVSHTPLNFAGNIIALVYLLALGTFFLILAGLDAGSAFGGMGSSREAIVATLAEPAMMLSILSIALTAGSTNLSTIVHQSALMEGVVVAPPAHLMALAALFIVTLAETGRVPVDNPATHLELTMIHEAMLLEYSGRYLALMEWAAGIKLLVFMTLIVNVFAPWGIATSLAPSAIAVGLLVYLGKVAALALVIGVIESMFAKLRLFRVPEMLGAAFILSLLALVFFYTLKG from the coding sequence ATGCAGTCGATCATCCACATCGTACTGGTCGTCGTTCAGCTTGCGCTGTTGTTGACCCTCTCTCCGTTTGTCGTCGGCCTGATCCGAAAGGTCAAGGCACGTCTACAGTGCCGCCGCGGGGCGAGTCTCTTTCAGCCCTACGCCGATCTGGCCAAGCTGTTCCGGAAGCAGCCCGTCATCTCTTCGACGACCTCCTGGATTTTTACCGCGGCGCCGTACATTGTCTTTGCCTCGACCGTAGCGGCGGGGTTGTTGATGCCGGTATTCGTCTCTCACACACCGCTCAATTTTGCCGGGAACATCATTGCGCTCGTCTATCTGCTGGCGTTGGGGACGTTCTTTCTGATCCTGGCGGGGCTCGATGCAGGATCGGCGTTCGGAGGGATGGGCAGCAGCCGCGAGGCGATTGTCGCGACGCTGGCCGAGCCGGCCATGATGTTGTCTATCCTTTCCATTGCGCTGACCGCCGGCTCCACGAATTTGAGCACCATCGTGCATCAGTCCGCGTTGATGGAAGGGGTCGTCGTGGCCCCACCTGCGCATTTGATGGCGCTGGCCGCTCTGTTCATCGTGACGCTGGCGGAAACCGGCCGTGTCCCGGTGGACAATCCTGCGACGCACCTGGAATTGACGATGATCCACGAGGCCATGCTGCTCGAGTACTCCGGGCGGTACCTGGCGTTGATGGAATGGGCGGCCGGGATCAAGTTGCTGGTGTTCATGACCTTGATCGTGAATGTCTTTGCACCCTGGGGTATCGCCACGAGTCTGGCGCCGTCAGCCATCGCCGTCGGTCTCCTGGTGTATCTCGGAAAGGTGGCTGCGCTGGCTCTTGTGATCGGTGTGATCGAATCGATGTTCGCGAAGCTGCGATTGTTCCGGGTGCCCGAAATGCTGGGCGCGGCGTTCATTCTGTCGCTGCTCGCGCTGGTCTTCTTCTATACGTTGAAAGGGTAA
- a CDS encoding DUF1566 domain-containing protein, whose product MRTLASLCRIAAVPILLGVGLMAGQVHADEGASRFVLMLDGEAVKDSASGLVWEREPDYLFDVWDRSVARCPTKTVGGQQGWRAPSIDEIKTLVDPDQQDPSLPAGHPFRNIRSGIYWTATPHPKDDIVAWQQSFFSGQAVTDQKSGMRRLWCVLGDARK is encoded by the coding sequence ATGCGTACCTTGGCGTCGCTCTGCCGCATCGCTGCTGTTCCGATCTTGCTTGGCGTCGGCCTCATGGCCGGTCAGGTCCATGCCGACGAGGGCGCGTCGCGGTTCGTCTTGATGCTGGACGGCGAAGCGGTGAAAGATTCGGCGAGCGGGCTGGTGTGGGAGCGCGAACCGGATTACCTGTTTGACGTATGGGATCGCTCGGTCGCCCGATGCCCCACGAAAACCGTCGGCGGGCAGCAGGGCTGGCGTGCCCCAAGTATCGACGAAATCAAAACGCTGGTCGATCCCGATCAGCAGGATCCTTCGTTGCCCGCGGGTCATCCATTTCGCAATATCCGGTCCGGCATCTACTGGACGGCCACACCCCACCCCAAGGACGACATCGTGGCCTGGCAGCAAAGTTTCTTCTCCGGCCAGGCCGTGACCGATCAGAAATCCGGCATGCGCCGTCTCTGGTGTGTGCTGGGAGACGCGCGCAAGTAA
- a CDS encoding pitrilysin family protein — MMSITGARTMGALILAGLLAAAVPGQAGSPSLADRVIEHKLANGMTVLMVERHQAPIVSVNMTFGVGGVNEQVGQTGLAHLYEHMAFKGTRTVGTRDYEREQAVLDDLAMVGTELDRREREEAARAQMEGKTPVPSEAVQQLQRRFKELQEKAGEYVVGNEMALLYQRHGGVGLNASTGKDITRYVISLPANRLPLWAALESDRMAHPVLREFYKERGVVMEERRLRTDDSPNGLLYETFTSTAFQAHQYGVPTIGWGSDILSLTPAATEAFFKTYYGPNNATVAIVGDINPKEVIALIEQTFGKIPAAPPVPSLVTEEPPQRGERRVEIEFDAEPALAIGYHKPTIGHPDDFVFDVIDEVLTEGVTSRLYSTLVRDKRLAASVLSDTNYPGVRAPNLFVIAATPLAPHSVTEVETAIYEELDRLKTEPISAKEFERVLNGLDADLVRSLRSNSGLASQLAFYQTVAGTWRYVLNARDRIAAVTPADVQRVAAQYLTKPNRTVGVLVKKAQDKKMAAAGEVAR, encoded by the coding sequence ATGATGAGCATCACAGGGGCGAGAACAATGGGTGCGCTTATCCTGGCCGGATTGCTTGCGGCAGCCGTGCCGGGTCAGGCCGGGTCCCCGAGCCTGGCCGACCGGGTCATCGAGCACAAGCTTGCCAACGGGATGACCGTCTTGATGGTGGAACGGCATCAGGCCCCGATCGTCAGCGTCAACATGACGTTCGGAGTCGGCGGTGTGAATGAGCAGGTCGGCCAGACCGGCCTGGCGCATCTGTACGAACATATGGCGTTCAAGGGCACCCGGACGGTCGGCACGCGGGATTACGAGCGGGAGCAAGCCGTCTTGGACGATTTGGCTATGGTCGGGACCGAGCTTGACCGGCGGGAACGTGAAGAGGCGGCCCGCGCGCAAATGGAGGGCAAGACCCCGGTTCCCTCCGAGGCGGTCCAGCAACTACAGCGGCGCTTCAAAGAGTTGCAGGAGAAGGCGGGGGAGTATGTGGTGGGCAACGAGATGGCGCTGCTCTATCAGCGCCACGGCGGCGTGGGTCTCAATGCTTCGACCGGCAAAGACATCACCCGCTACGTCATCAGTTTGCCGGCCAACCGGCTGCCGCTCTGGGCGGCGCTGGAGTCGGACCGCATGGCGCATCCCGTCCTGCGAGAATTTTATAAGGAGCGGGGCGTGGTCATGGAGGAGCGGCGGCTCCGGACCGACGACAGTCCGAACGGCCTGCTCTATGAAACGTTCACCTCCACCGCGTTCCAGGCGCATCAATACGGTGTGCCGACCATCGGCTGGGGATCGGACATCCTGTCCCTCACGCCGGCGGCGACAGAGGCTTTCTTCAAGACCTATTACGGACCGAACAACGCGACGGTGGCGATTGTCGGGGACATCAATCCGAAAGAAGTCATTGCGTTGATCGAGCAGACCTTCGGGAAAATTCCGGCCGCGCCTCCCGTTCCATCCCTGGTGACGGAGGAACCTCCGCAACGGGGTGAGCGACGCGTCGAAATCGAATTCGATGCCGAGCCCGCGTTGGCGATCGGCTACCACAAGCCCACCATCGGCCATCCCGACGATTTCGTATTCGACGTGATCGACGAAGTGTTGACCGAAGGCGTGACCTCCCGGCTTTACAGCACACTCGTGCGCGATAAGCGGCTGGCGGCTTCGGTATTGTCCGATACGAATTATCCCGGCGTCCGCGCCCCGAACCTCTTCGTGATCGCGGCGACCCCGCTCGCGCCCCATAGCGTGACGGAAGTGGAAACCGCGATTTACGAGGAGCTCGACCGGTTGAAGACCGAGCCGATTTCGGCCAAGGAGTTCGAGCGGGTGCTCAATGGACTCGATGCGGATCTGGTGCGATCCCTGCGTTCGAACAGCGGCCTCGCCTCGCAGTTGGCCTTTTATCAGACTGTGGCCGGTACCTGGCGGTATGTGCTGAACGCGCGTGACCGGATCGCGGCGGTGACCCCGGCCGATGTGCAGCGGGTGGCTGCCCAGTATTTGACGAAGCCGAACCGGACGGTCGGTGTCCTGGTCAAGAAGGCGCAAGACAAGAAAATGGCGGCTGCGGGTGAGGTGGCCCGATGA